Proteins encoded within one genomic window of Chlorobaculum sp. MV4-Y:
- a CDS encoding 4Fe-4S binding protein, translating into MQIVWKRYRRTVEIFQALLLTGLPFLQINGQSAFRFDIRELNLYFFGSVIRIGDFYLILVATLFLLLFISAVTIIFGRVWCGWLCPQTVLLDLTESLAAIFGKQHRKTLQKIVLLPVSALVSITMIWYFVPPAEAIRGLFTSPLIAGFFIVLWVLV; encoded by the coding sequence ATGCAGATTGTCTGGAAACGTTACCGGAGAACCGTCGAGATTTTTCAGGCGCTTCTCCTCACCGGCCTGCCGTTCCTGCAAATCAACGGACAAAGCGCCTTCCGGTTTGACATACGGGAGCTGAACCTCTATTTCTTCGGCTCGGTCATCAGGATCGGCGACTTCTATCTCATCCTCGTGGCCACGCTCTTCTTGTTGCTCTTCATCTCCGCCGTGACCATCATCTTCGGGCGTGTCTGGTGCGGCTGGCTCTGCCCGCAGACCGTGCTGCTCGACCTCACCGAAAGTCTGGCGGCGATTTTCGGAAAGCAACACCGCAAGACCTTGCAGAAAATCGTGCTGCTGCCGGTCTCTGCGCTGGTATCGATCACCATGATCTGGTACTTCGTTCCCCCGGCGGAAGCCATTCGCGGGCTGTTCACCTCGCCGCTGATCGCCGGATTCTTCATTGTGCTCTGGGTGCTGGTGTAG
- a CDS encoding 4Fe-4S dicluster domain-containing protein, giving the protein MKCNDCVRICPVGIDIKEGLSTSCIACAECIDACWLKSSKRNLPPFPNYKGKIIRPKTFWLAGTTAASALVVVLLFAMRPPVEFTLSRVQEPLPAGLNRYAFTISNNTSEPLDLKIEAPEGTTLIGEHAVSIKPFGETRSKVLIKAEGKRDTVTLTLKGDGISISREAGFL; this is encoded by the coding sequence ATGAAGTGCAACGACTGCGTGCGCATCTGTCCGGTCGGCATCGACATCAAGGAAGGACTCAGCACGAGTTGCATCGCCTGCGCGGAGTGCATCGACGCCTGCTGGCTGAAAAGCAGCAAGCGCAACCTGCCACCATTCCCGAACTACAAAGGCAAAATCATCCGCCCGAAAACCTTCTGGCTCGCGGGTACCACTGCAGCCTCGGCGCTGGTGGTGGTGCTGCTCTTCGCCATGCGTCCGCCGGTCGAGTTCACCCTCAGCCGGGTGCAGGAACCACTGCCCGCCGGACTGAACCGCTACGCCTTCACGATCAGCAACAACACCAGCGAGCCGCTCGATCTGAAGATCGAAGCACCCGAAGGCACGACGCTGATCGGCGAACACGCGGTGTCGATCAAGCCCTTCGGCGAAACGAGAAGCAAGGTGCTCATCAAAGCGGAAGGTAAACGCGACACGGTAACGCTGACGCTCAAGGGCGACGGAATTTCAATCAGCAGGGAGGCCGGATTCCTTTGA